Proteins found in one Gemmatimonadota bacterium genomic segment:
- a CDS encoding DbpA RNA binding domain-containing protein, with translation MALLPTVADLQAHRLELTRASVRESILAGGLDRFRVIVEALSGEFDLFDIALGAMKMGHESTLSGAEGEDEDIPQERPFRDKSRAKKRPAPGKRGKGRTGGVTRLFIGVGRAAGVRPKDLVGAITGEAGVHSRQIESIQISDRSSVVEVDDDVAEQVLQALRAAKIKGKKVTVRIDRGR, from the coding sequence GTGGCGCTACTCCCCACCGTAGCAGATCTCCAGGCGCACAGGCTGGAGCTTACGCGCGCCTCGGTGCGCGAGTCCATCTTGGCCGGAGGCCTGGATCGGTTCCGCGTCATCGTCGAGGCTCTGTCCGGGGAGTTCGATCTCTTCGACATCGCGCTCGGCGCGATGAAGATGGGGCACGAATCTACCCTCAGCGGAGCGGAAGGAGAGGACGAGGACATCCCTCAGGAGAGGCCATTCCGGGACAAGAGCCGCGCCAAGAAGCGCCCCGCCCCCGGTAAACGAGGCAAGGGTCGGACCGGCGGCGTGACGAGGTTGTTCATCGGTGTGGGCCGCGCGGCGGGCGTCCGTCCGAAGGACCTGGTCGGAGCCATCACCGGAGAAGCGGGCGTGCACAGTCGTCAGATCGAATCTATACAGATCTCCGACAGATCGAGCGTTGTGGAGGTAGACGATGACGTGGCAGAGCAGGTGCTGCAAGCGCTTCGCGCGGCCAAGATCAAGGGGAAAAAAGTCACGGTGCGGATCGATCGAGGACGTTGA
- a CDS encoding helix-turn-helix transcriptional regulator, giving the protein MVDVTHGVPSDFEQQVLLAVWRLGDVAYGASVRDELETRTGRKLAQGAVYVTLMRLEKKGLLRSRLASPTPVRGGKAKRFFEILPAGISGVKSARETLERLWEGLQESAES; this is encoded by the coding sequence ATGGTCGATGTGACACACGGGGTCCCCAGCGATTTCGAGCAGCAGGTTCTTCTCGCCGTGTGGCGACTCGGGGACGTCGCCTACGGCGCGTCCGTACGTGACGAGCTGGAAACCCGAACGGGTCGCAAGCTCGCGCAGGGCGCGGTGTACGTCACGCTCATGCGACTCGAGAAGAAGGGCCTTCTCCGGTCCCGGCTGGCGAGCCCCACACCGGTCCGTGGCGGCAAGGCGAAGCGTTTCTTCGAGATCCTACCCGCCGGCATCTCGGGAGTGAAATCTGCCCGAGAGACCTTGGAGCGCCTATGGGAAGGTCTCCAGGAATCAGCCGAGAGTTGA